A section of the Pseudomonas flavescens genome encodes:
- a CDS encoding TonB-dependent receptor has product MPAFPRLNSVALGFSFLFTAGFTHAAPTVLPETSVNADVDAQADSPRVKEVSTATRTTTPIRYVPQAIDSVKTANVLDYGTNDLGTALSGIPNVSSGADTRFDGLRIRGFEASNDFYLDGVRDDSQYVRDLHNIERIDVLKGPAAVLYGRGSQGGIVNRVSKVPEAGRRSSIEAQGGSEDMRSLYADLSADATENISLRLNMGNQDANSFRDDVSSHRQLFAPSISWQLTPQLNWLAQYEYSRFDRTPDRGIPGVNGRPADVKRETTYGDDRDYIDDKAQSLRSKLTYELNDSWQLRQTLSVFKLDSDFDNTYLTGANAVTNRVSRTRFQQDLRTRNIFNNLEAEGTVDTFGLEHRLLTGVEIGSQRRDPKLYTSLAVNRGGQAVPTLDLYNPDRNQSHTGPMTASSNNHTEVESRAIYVQDQLRLNDQWQLLAGLRYDRFEVDTTNKLTDIPDGRDDNSISPRVGLVWTPLQDHSFYASWSKSYSPVGGGQIGITPNATGNTNDLDPEQTRQKEIGVKSDWLGDRLSTTFAVYELELYNRRTSDPNNPGLFILSGLQRSRGIELTATGQLAGNWYVRGGIGLQDATIVKDNNGLAGNRVSNVAKRNGSLFLTWKPEQGWYAETGLTLVGSRFADNQNTTVLPGYGRWDALVGLRQKDWDLRAALNNLTDRTYYSSATSAGQIRVGEPRNLVVTGTYSF; this is encoded by the coding sequence CACCGCCGGCTTCACCCACGCGGCTCCAACCGTGCTGCCGGAAACGTCGGTCAACGCGGATGTCGACGCGCAAGCCGATAGCCCCCGCGTCAAAGAAGTCAGCACTGCGACGCGCACCACGACGCCGATTCGTTATGTTCCGCAAGCCATCGACTCAGTGAAAACCGCCAATGTGCTCGATTACGGCACCAACGACCTGGGTACCGCCCTCAGCGGCATTCCCAACGTCAGCAGCGGGGCGGATACACGCTTCGACGGGCTGCGTATTCGTGGCTTCGAGGCCAGCAACGACTTTTATCTCGATGGTGTGCGTGATGACAGCCAGTACGTGCGCGACCTGCACAACATCGAGCGCATCGATGTGCTCAAGGGCCCGGCTGCGGTGCTCTACGGGCGCGGCAGCCAGGGCGGCATCGTCAACCGTGTCAGCAAGGTGCCTGAAGCCGGGCGCCGTTCCAGCATCGAGGCCCAGGGCGGCAGCGAAGACATGCGCAGCCTGTACGCTGACCTGAGTGCGGATGCGACCGAGAACATCAGCCTGCGCCTGAACATGGGCAATCAGGACGCCAACAGCTTTCGCGACGACGTTTCCAGCCACCGCCAACTGTTCGCGCCGTCCATCAGCTGGCAGCTGACGCCCCAGCTCAACTGGCTGGCGCAGTACGAGTACAGCCGCTTCGACCGTACCCCGGATCGTGGTATTCCTGGCGTGAACGGCCGCCCGGCCGATGTGAAGCGCGAGACCACCTACGGCGATGACCGCGATTACATCGACGACAAGGCCCAATCGCTGCGCTCCAAACTCACCTACGAGCTGAACGACAGCTGGCAACTGCGCCAGACCCTGAGCGTGTTCAAGCTCGACAGCGACTTCGACAATACCTACCTCACTGGCGCCAATGCCGTCACCAACCGGGTGAGTCGTACGCGCTTTCAACAGGATCTGCGCACCCGCAATATCTTCAACAACCTGGAAGCCGAAGGCACCGTCGACACCTTTGGCCTCGAACACCGCTTGTTGACTGGCGTCGAGATCGGCAGCCAACGGCGCGATCCGAAGCTTTACACCTCGCTCGCTGTCAACCGGGGCGGCCAGGCAGTGCCGACGCTGGACCTCTACAACCCGGACCGCAACCAGAGCCACACCGGCCCCATGACGGCCTCGAGCAACAACCACACCGAAGTCGAAAGTCGCGCCATCTACGTGCAGGATCAACTGCGCCTGAACGATCAATGGCAACTGCTGGCAGGCCTGCGCTATGACCGCTTCGAGGTGGATACCACCAACAAGCTGACCGATATCCCGGATGGCCGCGACGACAACAGCATCAGCCCGCGCGTCGGCCTGGTCTGGACGCCGCTGCAGGATCACTCCTTCTACGCCTCGTGGAGCAAGAGCTACTCGCCGGTCGGCGGCGGGCAGATCGGCATCACCCCGAACGCCACGGGCAATACCAATGACCTGGATCCGGAGCAGACCCGCCAGAAGGAAATCGGCGTGAAGAGCGACTGGCTCGGCGACCGCCTGAGCACCACCTTCGCGGTCTACGAGCTGGAACTCTACAACCGCCGTACCAGCGACCCGAACAATCCGGGGCTGTTCATCCTCAGCGGCCTGCAGCGTTCGCGTGGCATCGAACTCACTGCCACTGGCCAACTGGCGGGCAACTGGTACGTCCGCGGCGGCATCGGCCTGCAGGACGCCACCATCGTCAAGGACAACAACGGCTTGGCAGGCAACCGCGTCAGCAATGTTGCCAAACGCAACGGCAGCCTGTTCCTGACCTGGAAGCCGGAGCAGGGCTGGTACGCCGAAACCGGCCTGACCCTGGTGGGCAGTCGCTTTGCCGATAACCAGAACACCACGGTGCTGCCCGGCTACGGCCGCTGGGATGCCCTGGTTGGCTTGCGCCAAAAGGACTGGGACCTGCGCGCCGCGCTGAACAACCTCACCGACCGCACCTACTACAGCTCCGCCACCAGCGCCGGGCAGATCCGCGTCGGCGAGCCGCGCAACCTGGT